The following proteins are co-located in the Plasmodium brasilianum strain Bolivian I chromosome 11, whole genome shotgun sequence genome:
- a CDS encoding reticulon-like protein has protein sequence MNLNSKNIVNVSIFSSINALYILLYIFNQTFLQVLCTLSILLLLLSGLLVFLQVHKISDYKETDKLEIVSKELIEGLIVFLYDFINDKLTLIRKYLLWTNRMENVTLIIIIYSIGNFLSFVNFSVLFYLLTWAIFLYNYINNVYITKIRKIVHPYYVDIKEQAKYLFDNIPKLNHIKKSI, from the coding sequence ATGAATTTGAACTCAAAGAATATTGTAAACGTATCGATATTTTCATCGATAAATGCgttgtatatattactataCATTTTCAATCAAACTTTTTTACAAGTTTTATGTACCTTATCCATTTTGTTACTTTTATTAAGTGGACTTCTTGTGTTTTTACAAGTACATAAGATTTCAGATTATAAGGAGACTGATAAATTAGAAATTGTATCAAAAGAATTAATAGAAGGATTAATAGTGTTTTTATAtgattttataaatgataaattaacattaataagaaaataccTATTGTGGACGAACAGAATGGAAAATGTAactcttattattataatatattcgaTTGGAAACTTTTTGtcatttgtaaattttagcgttttattttatttattaacgtgggcaatattcttatataattatattaataatgtatatataacaaagaTACGTAAAATTGTTCACCCATATTATGTTGACATAAAAGAGCaagcaaaatatttattcgaTAATATACCAAAACTAAATCATATAAAGAAAAGCATTTAG